A genomic region of Zalophus californianus isolate mZalCal1 chromosome 11, mZalCal1.pri.v2, whole genome shotgun sequence contains the following coding sequences:
- the LOC113914893 gene encoding NADH dehydrogenase [ubiquinone] 1 alpha subcomplex subunit 3-like — MAGRLATFLKDAWAKEPVLVASFTTGSLALILPTLSPFTKYATMINQAMPYDCPVPLRDDGNMPDVPSHPQDPQGPSLEWLKNL; from the coding sequence ATGGCCGGGAGACTCGCCACCTTCCTCAAGGATGCCTGGGCCAAGGAGCCGGTGCTGGTCGCGTCCTTCACCACCGGCAGCCTCGCTCTAATTCTGCCCACCCTCAGCCCCTTCACCAAATATGCCACCATGATCAACCAGGCCATGCCCTACGACTGTCCAGTGCCCCTCCGAGATGATGGGAACATGCCTGATGTGCCCAGccacccccaggacccccagggccCAAGCTTGGAGTGGCTGAAGAACTTGTGA